The sequence GTTGACCGGGTACGCTGAAATTCTCCCACAGGCCGCCCTGTTGCTCGACGCGTCGTCGTCGGGCGTGATGTGGTTCGACGACGGTGTCCCGACGCACGCCACACATACCGGAACGGGTGCGACGGGGACCGACGTCCTCGCGGAACTCGCGGCGACCGGCCCGTTTCGCGTCCGTCTCGTCTCGCTTTCGGCCGACAACCTCCACCACGCCAGGCCCGACGAAGCGACACTCCCGCCCGACGCACCGGCAAAACGGCTCGCCGGTGACGAATCGCTGGCCCGGCGCACCCGCAAGCGAGCGGGGACCGAAAGTGACGGCTCGACGGACGGCGGTCTCGACGCCGTCGAGGCGTTTCTCGAGGACGACGAGAAGATCCGTGCGATTCGGGACCGTGCTCGCGCCGAGGCGAAACGGCGGGCCGAGGAGTGGGGGTTCGACGACCTGAACGCCAGTTCAGAGCAAACCGGTTCCAGCGAAAGCGAGGAACGTGATCAGGACGAGCCCTCCCGAATGTAGGAACCCCTCGTAGACGCCCCGGCCGGCGACGCCGGCGAACAAGCCACTCGAAAGCACGGTCGCCTGCGTCAGGAAATAGAACGTCGGCGTACCGGAGGTCGATCGGGCAACCCCTGCGATGGCGACGGTCTCCCGACCGCCGGGAACGGTGGTTCCCAGGGCGGCGACGTTGACCGCGACGACGATCCCGACGACGAGTAGCGACGCCGCCCATCCGACGGCGAGGAAAATAGGCACCTCGTCTCGCACCGCCTGTTCCTCGTGGTACAGCCGTCCCGCCTCGCCCTGGAGCGCCTCGAAGGCCGCGGCCGACTGGCTGCCTGCATCGAGGGCTCCGGCGATCATTCCGACGGTCCGTCGGGCCAGTGGCGTGCCCACGCGGTCGACGAACCGATCGAGGGCCGCCGCTCTGACCGGCCGGTCGTTCGTCGCCACGCGGAGGTCGAACGCCAGATCGGCGACGTCGGGGTCGAGGGGTCCGAGGCCCCCGTTAGCGGCGACGTGTCCGACGGCCTCGGTGAACGACCGCCCGAGATGAACCTGGTGGGCGACCTCGTGCAGGAATTCCGGCAGGTATCGGTCCTTCGCGGCGTCGATGCTCGCCCGGTGGCGATCGACGAGGCCGACCGGGATCGCTGCGAGGGCATACCCGAGCGGGCCCGCCGCGATGAGGGGCGCACCGTGATGCCAGAATGCAACCACGAAGAGGGACCCGAGCGGCGCGAACACGACGAGCGCGTTCGCGGGATTGCGGTGGACGGTCGCGAGGAGCCGCCGAAGGCTGTTCGAGGTGCGATACCGGGACCACCGGTATCCCGGCGGTCGCAGCAGGTAGACGAGGCCGCTGGCCACGGTCCCAAGCCCGAGCACGACGACCGCGCTCGCCGGCGAGAGCAGGACGTGGCCCCGAATCCATCGGGCCAGCTCCATCGCCGGTATCGGCGTCCGTTCTCCGAGACCGGTCGCGACACCGAGGGCGACGATGGCCATCGCGGGCACGACCAGCAATCCGACGAACAACCGAACGACGCTGCCGAGATAGCGTTTGGCCGTGTCGGTCCGCTGGGCGTCCCGTCTCGCGAGGAACCGGCTTTCCTGGTGGAGAAACTCGGCGAGCGCCGCGGGCTCGTCGCGTGCTCGCGAGCGCAGGGTCAACAGGAAGGGTGCGAGCGTTCGGCGGGACGGGGTGTCCCGTGCCACGACGCGAAGGGCGCCATCGACGGTTCCCGTGACACTCGCGGTCCTGAGAACCCGGCGAACCGTTCGGGCCGTCTCTCCGAACGCTCGCTCGCGTTCCGCGACCCGGGAGAGGAGCGTTCGCAGGTCCGTCGTCCCGGAGGCGAGCACGTACATGTATCGGACCGTCCGTGGGAGGGTCCGCTCGATCCGTTCCCGGCGACGGCGTGCCCGACGCGCGAGTGCAGCCCCGGCCGCGCGGATCGTCGCCCGCTTCGCTACTCCCCCGGCTGTCAGAGCGATCGCGGGGACGAGGGCGCGCTCGACGACAGCCGGCGACACGAGCGGCACCGCCGTCATCCCCATACCGATCGCTTGCACGATGGACCTCGGGAGTACCGTTCCGACGTGGTATCCGAGCCCCGCCCCGAGGAGAAACGCGACCCACGAGAGGCCGAAGACCCGGGCGACGAACACGGAGAACCGCCGCGCATCCGGGGTCGCGCGATAGTGCTGGCGCATTTTCGCCAGCCGGGCCGACCCCGTGTGCCGGCCGAACGCGGCGAGAAGCGCGCGGTCGAGCGGCGTCAGTGGCGGGCCGCTCATTCGGACAGCACCCGGTGGATCCGCTCGACGGTGGCGGCCTCGTCGGTCCGGAGGTCAGCGAGAAACGAGAAGAGCGCGTCGGAACCGCCGATGTCGGCCGTCTCCAGGTACTGCACGTACCGAACGCGACGCTGATGGGCCGCACGGAGTTCCGAGGCCGTTCGATCTGTCCTCGCCGCCATGGTCTCGAAGAGTGGCTCGTACACGGCGTCGCCGCCGTCGGGATCGAGCGTTTTCGCGTGGAGTTCCCCCGTCGTGCCGTCGACGATGGTCCGTCCGTCAGCGTGGGTGTCCGTCGGCATTTCGACGGCGGTGACGGTGCCGCGCCCGTCGACGATCCGCAGCGTCACCACGAGATCGAGCGACTGGAGGGCGCGGAGGGGAACGCCCTTCCCGACTGCCCGGTGAGCGAACCCGGCGAAACCGTCTGCGTTGGCCGAGACGAGGACGCCCTGTCCCGTCGCGAGCGTGTCCGCGAAATGTCGATACGTGGGCTCGTCATCGAGATCGGTCATGACCGTCACGTCCGGGTGGAGTTCGGTCGTCCGATCCACGGGCGTCGAACCGGCTCGCTCCCGATCGAGCGCGTCGGTCGAGAGCGCGACGTGGGTCTCGTGTGGAAGCGTGATCGAATGGGTCCGCTTCGTCACCGTCACCGGCCGATCCGCGAACGGAATGAAAGGGGCGTGGGCCTCGACCAGCGAGGCCGGACGGGCGCGTTCGGGGCCGACGAAAGCGATGGCCTGGCGGTGTTCGATGGCCAGCCACAGCAATGCAACCAGGTCGGGATCGACCACGCCAGCGTCGAGGAGGTCGACCGGGGTCGCGGGATCGAGTCCTCGCTTGTCGATCGAGACGTACGCACTGTCCGCACCTGCAGAGGGGAGAGCAACGGAACACCCGACTGGCCTCCCGGGAGTCGGCTCGTATGATACCGACGCGTGCGGGGTCCGTGGTCCGAGTTCCACGCCCCCCGCGGCCGCGAGACGCCTGGCGAGCGTCACGAACCGTTTTCCGTCCTCGATCGTCGTGGTGGTGGGGATCCGCCCCGCGTTCTCGAACGCGCCCGGTTTCGGGACGACCTTCACCCGCTCGCCCACCCGATTCGCCTCGACCCGCTCGATGTGGGGGTCACGGATCGGCACAGTGAGTCTGTCCTCGGCGACCAGGTCCCGGAGCACGGCGTTGACGAGATCGTCGACCCGGTCGGCGGGGTCGCGGTCCAGCCGTGGTGAATCTCGGAGACCGACGGCCGCGAGCGCGTTCGCGAGCCTGCGCTGTACTCCGTCGAGCAGTGAGCGTGGGGACCCGACGAGCCGGGTCACAGTCAGCAGCTGGCGCGCCCGATCACGGACGTACGTCTGTCGGTCGGTCACGGGACCGTCGACGGACTCCTCGACGATTCGGCGCTTCACCGACGAAACGAGTTCGTCGTCGCCTGGCAACCGCGACTGGGAGTGCACGTGATACTTCGTCTCGAAGACGTCGCCACCGAGGACGTGCTCGCGGTAGACCGTCACCGGTACCTCGGCGCCGAGGACGGAGACCGTGTATCTGGACAGCCGTTCGCTCACGAAACGGTCGAGATAGGGGATATCGGTGGCCAGTTGCGTCCGTGCCGGGGCGAAGTC is a genomic window of Halanaeroarchaeum sulfurireducens containing:
- a CDS encoding type II/IV secretion system ATPase subunit, with the protein product MADPLPATVPPPVPPDASAAWYAPTVRDQYRVDPNLVATVREVGDSFEYDVREPPLAVVTRVAANRVETFLDGARIDRPRTREGTVDRMAAGLSRPYRRVVDRLTETTPDQRRRLDYHLTASIEGLDALTPLALDDRVRVADASDDAVVVHTTDFAPARTQLATDIPYLDRFVSERLSRYTVSVLGAEVPVTVYREHVLGGDVFETKYHVHSQSRLPGDDELVSSVKRRIVEESVDGPVTDRQTYVRDRARQLLTVTRLVGSPRSLLDGVQRRLANALAAVGLRDSPRLDRDPADRVDDLVNAVLRDLVAEDRLTVPIRDPHIERVEANRVGERVKVVPKPGAFENAGRIPTTTTIEDGKRFVTLARRLAAAGGVELGPRTPHASVSYEPTPGRPVGCSVALPSAGADSAYVSIDKRGLDPATPVDLLDAGVVDPDLVALLWLAIEHRQAIAFVGPERARPASLVEAHAPFIPFADRPVTVTKRTHSITLPHETHVALSTDALDRERAGSTPVDRTTELHPDVTVMTDLDDEPTYRHFADTLATGQGVLVSANADGFAGFAHRAVGKGVPLRALQSLDLVVTLRIVDGRGTVTAVEMPTDTHADGRTIVDGTTGELHAKTLDPDGGDAVYEPLFETMAARTDRTASELRAAHQRRVRYVQYLETADIGGSDALFSFLADLRTDEAATVERIHRVLSE
- a CDS encoding type II secretion system F family protein, which codes for MSGPPLTPLDRALLAAFGRHTGSARLAKMRQHYRATPDARRFSVFVARVFGLSWVAFLLGAGLGYHVGTVLPRSIVQAIGMGMTAVPLVSPAVVERALVPAIALTAGGVAKRATIRAAGAALARRARRRRERIERTLPRTVRYMYVLASGTTDLRTLLSRVAERERAFGETARTVRRVLRTASVTGTVDGALRVVARDTPSRRTLAPFLLTLRSRARDEPAALAEFLHQESRFLARRDAQRTDTAKRYLGSVVRLFVGLLVVPAMAIVALGVATGLGERTPIPAMELARWIRGHVLLSPASAVVVLGLGTVASGLVYLLRPPGYRWSRYRTSNSLRRLLATVHRNPANALVVFAPLGSLFVVAFWHHGAPLIAAGPLGYALAAIPVGLVDRHRASIDAAKDRYLPEFLHEVAHQVHLGRSFTEAVGHVAANGGLGPLDPDVADLAFDLRVATNDRPVRAAALDRFVDRVGTPLARRTVGMIAGALDAGSQSAAAFEALQGEAGRLYHEEQAVRDEVPIFLAVGWAASLLVVGIVVAVNVAALGTTVPGGRETVAIAGVARSTSGTPTFYFLTQATVLSSGLFAGVAGRGVYEGFLHSGGLVLITFLAFAGTGLL